One part of the Rhodococcus oxybenzonivorans genome encodes these proteins:
- a CDS encoding DUF3159 domain-containing protein translates to MTETKQQSVLEQLGGFSGLIYSTLPILVFVPVNGVWGLGPAIWAALGVAASILVWRIIRRSPVQPAISGFFGVGISAFIAYRTGDAKGYFLFGIYTSLAYAAVFLGSILVRWPIVGIIWGFLNGHGNLWRRHRGAVRAYDVATGAWALVFGARYLVQSQLYDSDQTGWLAVARIAMGWPLAGLSLLVTIWAVRRADRIVEPRPLEATDHPEAAEPTDHPEGAVMPTDDTEAGGPREDPRSS, encoded by the coding sequence GTGACCGAAACGAAGCAGCAGTCCGTTCTCGAGCAGCTCGGTGGGTTCAGCGGACTGATCTATTCCACCCTGCCCATTCTCGTCTTCGTGCCGGTCAACGGAGTATGGGGTCTCGGTCCGGCGATCTGGGCCGCCCTGGGGGTTGCCGCGTCGATCCTTGTGTGGCGCATCATTCGCCGCAGTCCCGTCCAACCGGCCATCTCCGGCTTCTTCGGGGTCGGAATTTCTGCCTTCATCGCCTATCGCACCGGTGATGCGAAGGGCTACTTCCTCTTCGGGATCTACACCAGCCTCGCGTACGCGGCGGTGTTTCTCGGCTCGATCCTCGTGCGCTGGCCGATCGTCGGCATCATCTGGGGGTTCCTGAACGGCCACGGGAATCTGTGGCGTCGCCACCGGGGCGCCGTGCGGGCCTATGACGTGGCGACCGGGGCGTGGGCGCTGGTCTTCGGTGCCCGGTACCTCGTGCAGTCCCAGCTGTACGATTCCGACCAGACCGGCTGGCTCGCCGTCGCCCGCATAGCGATGGGGTGGCCGCTCGCCGGATTGTCTCTCCTGGTGACCATCTGGGCCGTGCGGCGCGCCGATCGGATCGTCGAGCCGCGGCCCCTGGAGGCGACCGATCATCCGGAGGCGGCGGAGCCCACCGATCATCCGGAGGGCGCGGTCATGCCGACCGACGACACGGAGGCGGGTGGACCCCGCGAGGATCCACGGTCGTCGTAG
- a CDS encoding OB-fold nucleic acid binding domain-containing protein — MAPATAGYFRRLTRRLTEDLDQLDAEEMAETSQASGAQRACDCSRGEEVTMLGRLRSVEACPKSGNASIEAEFFDGTEQVKLVWIGRRRIPGIEPGKTLLVRGRVGDRDGQKVIFNPYYELRGES; from the coding sequence ATGGCACCCGCCACGGCAGGATATTTTCGTCGGCTCACTCGCAGGCTCACCGAAGACCTCGATCAGCTGGACGCCGAGGAAATGGCCGAGACGTCTCAGGCGTCCGGCGCGCAGCGGGCCTGCGACTGCAGCCGCGGCGAGGAAGTAACCATGCTGGGCCGGCTCCGCAGCGTCGAGGCGTGTCCCAAGTCCGGCAATGCCAGCATCGAAGCGGAGTTCTTCGACGGCACCGAACAGGTCAAGCTGGTCTGGATCGGAAGACGCAGGATTCCGGGGATCGAACCCGGTAAAACCCTGTTGGTCCGGGGTCGTGTCGGTGATCGCGACGGCCAGAAGGTGATCTTCAACCCGTATTACGAGTTGCGGGGCGAATCGTAG
- a CDS encoding APC family permease: MSKLSTATKRLLLGRPFRSDKLGHTLLPKRIALPVFASDAMSSVAYAPEEIFLVLSVAGISAYAYTPWIGLAVAAVMAVVVASYRQNVHAYPSGGGDYEVATVNLGPTAGLTVGSALLVDYVLTVAVSISSAASNIGSAVPFVAQHKVLFAVAAIVLLTAINLRGIRESGITFAIPTYAFVFGMVLMLSWGLFRIYVLGEDLQAESAGFELAAEDSHLYGIAFAFLIARAFSSGCAALTGVEAISNGVPAFRKPKSRNAATTLLLLGTIAIVLLMGIIILAQKIGIVYAHNPAAQLIGAPSGYEQKTLIAQVAETVFGGFPIGFYFIAIVTALILVLAANTAFNGFPVLGSILAQDRYLPRQLHTRGDRLAFSNGILFLSGAAIAFVVLFDAEVTKLIQLYIVGVFVSFVLSQTGMIRHWTRHLASETDARQRRRMQRSRVINSIGLTMTGAVLIIVLITKFAAGAWIAIVAMVAIFVVMKMIRKHYDSVTAELEEQEWDGVLPSRTHSIVLVSKLHMPTMRALAYARATRPDTLEAITVNVDEPDTRALVRQWEKSDIAVPLKVIESPYREITKPVLDYVRRVRKDAPRDVVTVFIPEYVVGHWWEQILHNQSALRLKSRLLFQPGVMVTSVPWQLNSSEKAKTLGVEYTAGATRRGYDPEEK, encoded by the coding sequence GTGTCAAAGCTCTCGACCGCCACCAAGCGGCTACTGCTCGGCAGACCCTTCCGGAGCGACAAGCTCGGGCACACGCTGCTTCCCAAAAGGATCGCACTACCGGTCTTCGCGTCCGACGCGATGTCCTCGGTCGCGTACGCGCCTGAGGAAATCTTCCTGGTGCTGTCGGTGGCAGGCATCTCCGCGTACGCGTACACGCCGTGGATCGGACTTGCCGTGGCCGCCGTGATGGCGGTGGTGGTGGCGAGCTATCGGCAGAACGTGCACGCCTATCCGTCGGGCGGCGGCGACTACGAGGTCGCCACGGTCAATCTGGGTCCCACTGCCGGTCTCACCGTGGGCAGCGCGCTGCTGGTCGACTACGTGCTGACCGTTGCGGTATCCATCTCGTCGGCAGCGTCCAACATCGGCTCGGCTGTGCCGTTCGTGGCTCAGCACAAGGTTCTCTTCGCCGTGGCGGCCATCGTCCTGCTCACTGCGATCAACCTTCGTGGCATCCGCGAATCGGGTATCACGTTCGCGATTCCGACGTACGCGTTCGTCTTCGGCATGGTGCTGATGCTGTCCTGGGGGCTGTTCCGGATCTACGTTCTCGGCGAAGACCTACAGGCGGAATCTGCGGGGTTCGAACTCGCGGCAGAGGACTCCCACCTGTACGGCATCGCCTTCGCCTTCCTCATCGCGCGCGCGTTCTCGTCGGGGTGCGCGGCGCTCACCGGTGTGGAGGCCATCAGCAACGGTGTTCCCGCGTTCCGTAAACCGAAGTCCCGGAACGCGGCCACGACGCTGCTCTTGCTGGGCACGATCGCGATCGTCCTCCTGATGGGCATCATCATCCTGGCGCAGAAGATCGGAATCGTCTACGCACACAATCCCGCTGCACAGTTGATCGGCGCGCCGAGCGGCTATGAGCAGAAGACGCTGATCGCTCAGGTGGCCGAGACGGTCTTCGGCGGATTTCCCATCGGCTTCTACTTCATTGCCATCGTCACGGCGCTCATCCTCGTGCTGGCGGCCAACACGGCGTTCAACGGGTTCCCGGTCCTGGGCTCCATCCTGGCGCAGGACAGGTATCTGCCGCGTCAGCTCCACACCCGTGGTGACCGGCTCGCCTTCAGCAACGGCATCCTGTTCCTCTCTGGTGCGGCCATTGCGTTCGTCGTCCTCTTCGACGCCGAGGTCACCAAGCTGATCCAGCTCTACATCGTCGGGGTGTTCGTCTCGTTCGTCCTGAGCCAGACCGGGATGATCCGGCACTGGACCCGGCATCTCGCGTCGGAGACCGATGCGCGGCAACGCCGCCGGATGCAGCGTTCGCGGGTGATCAACTCGATCGGTCTCACCATGACCGGCGCGGTCCTGATCATCGTGTTGATCACCAAGTTCGCGGCCGGGGCTTGGATCGCCATCGTTGCCATGGTGGCCATCTTCGTGGTGATGAAGATGATCCGGAAGCATTACGACAGTGTCACTGCTGAGCTCGAGGAGCAGGAGTGGGACGGTGTGCTGCCGAGCCGGACCCACTCGATCGTCCTGGTGTCCAAGCTCCACATGCCGACCATGCGAGCACTCGCGTACGCCCGCGCCACTCGCCCCGACACCCTCGAGGCGATCACCGTCAACGTCGACGAACCGGATACGCGCGCGCTGGTGCGGCAGTGGGAGAAGAGCGACATCGCGGTGCCCCTGAAGGTCATCGAATCGCCCTACCGTGAGATCACCAAACCGGTCCTCGACTACGTGCGGCGGGTCCGCAAGGACGCTCCGCGTGACGTCGTCACCGTGTTCATTCCCGAGTATGTCGTCGGGCACTGGTGGGAGCAGATCCTGCACAACCAGAGCGCGCTGAGACTGAAAAGCAGGCTGTTGTTCCAACCAGGTGTGATGGTGACCAGCGTTCCCTGGCAGCTGAACTCGTCGGAGAAGGCGAAGACGCTCGGCGTCGAGTACACCGCCGGCGCCACCCGGCGTGGGTACGACCCCGAAGAGAAGTGA
- a CDS encoding potassium channel family protein, translating into MRVAIAGAGAVGRSIARELVRSEHDVMLIERKLEHIEQESVPEATWVHADACELSSLEAATLETYEVVIAATGDDKANLVLSLLAKTEFGVRRVVARVNDPRNEWLFDESWGVDVAVSTPRMLASLVEEAVSVGDLVRLMTLRQGQANLVEVTLPDNTPLAGKAVRKLQLPRDAALVTILRGGRVIVPQPDDPLEGGDELLFVAGVDVEDALRTAVGLS; encoded by the coding sequence ATGAGAGTCGCAATCGCAGGCGCGGGTGCCGTAGGACGCTCCATCGCGCGGGAACTGGTGCGCAGCGAACACGATGTCATGCTGATCGAGCGCAAGCTCGAACACATCGAGCAGGAGTCCGTACCCGAGGCCACCTGGGTTCACGCCGACGCCTGTGAACTGAGCAGCCTCGAGGCCGCCACCCTGGAAACGTACGAAGTGGTGATCGCTGCCACCGGCGACGACAAGGCGAATCTCGTCCTCAGTCTGCTCGCCAAAACCGAGTTCGGGGTTCGCCGCGTCGTCGCCCGGGTCAACGACCCCCGCAACGAATGGCTGTTCGACGAATCGTGGGGCGTCGACGTGGCGGTGTCGACGCCACGGATGCTGGCGTCACTCGTCGAGGAGGCGGTGTCGGTCGGCGACCTGGTTCGCCTCATGACCCTCCGTCAAGGGCAGGCCAACTTGGTCGAGGTCACGCTGCCCGACAACACCCCACTTGCAGGCAAAGCCGTGCGCAAGCTCCAGTTGCCGCGTGACGCAGCGCTGGTCACCATTCTTCGCGGTGGTCGAGTGATCGTGCCTCAGCCGGACGACCCGCTCGAGGGCGGCGACGAACTTCTCTTCGTCGCCGGAGTCGACGTCGAAGACGCTCTGCGGACCGCTGTCGGCCTCTCGTAA
- the dut gene encoding dUTP diphosphatase, whose translation MHVSDLSPGLPLGGTAALPPVALQRLDPAIPVPRRAHDGDAGVDLCSTSDLTLEPGQRALVGTGIAIALPLGTVGLIHPRSGLAAKSGLSVVNTPGTIDAGYRGEIKVCLINHDRETPIEIRRGDRIAQLLVQRVELVSFVEVESLDDTTRGTDGHGSSGGHASLVGNAREGA comes from the coding sequence GTGCACGTGAGCGACCTATCTCCCGGCCTTCCTCTCGGAGGAACTGCAGCCCTTCCCCCTGTTGCCCTCCAGCGGTTGGATCCAGCCATTCCGGTACCGCGACGCGCGCACGACGGCGACGCCGGTGTCGACCTGTGCAGCACGTCCGATCTCACCCTCGAACCGGGTCAGCGCGCCCTCGTCGGTACCGGAATCGCGATCGCCCTGCCCTTGGGCACCGTCGGGCTGATTCACCCCCGGTCCGGTCTGGCCGCGAAGTCGGGACTGTCGGTGGTCAACACGCCCGGCACCATCGACGCCGGGTACCGCGGCGAGATCAAGGTCTGCCTGATCAACCACGATCGTGAGACACCGATCGAGATCCGCCGCGGCGACCGCATCGCACAGCTGCTGGTTCAGCGTGTGGAATTGGTGTCCTTCGTCGAGGTGGAGTCGCTCGACGACACCACCCGCGGCACCGACGGACACGGGTCGAGCGGAGGCCATGCCAGCCTTGTCGGCAACGCCAGAGAAGGAGCGTGA
- a CDS encoding ABC transporter permease, with protein sequence MTSTADRTTDTTKAVADVLKMPGPRPSRPTAWSTSLSFGWRALLKIKHVPEQLFDVTMFPIMFTLMFTYLFGGALAGSTDAYVQFLLPGILVQTVVMITMYTGLTLNKDIEKGVFDRFRSLPIWRPSPLVGALLGDVVRYTIASIIVLILGLVLGFRPDGGIVGVAASIGLLLLFSFSLSWIWTMFAMLMRTEQAVMGVSMFILFPLTFASNIFVDPATMPGWLQAFVGVNPISKLVTAIRGLMAGSVQSADLVVVFGWCAGFIVIFGPLTMRLYNRKS encoded by the coding sequence ATGACCTCCACCGCCGACCGGACCACCGACACCACGAAGGCGGTCGCCGACGTCCTGAAGATGCCCGGACCGCGCCCTTCGCGTCCCACTGCGTGGTCGACCTCCCTGTCGTTCGGGTGGCGTGCATTGCTGAAGATCAAGCACGTTCCCGAGCAACTCTTCGACGTCACCATGTTCCCGATCATGTTCACGTTGATGTTCACGTACCTGTTCGGCGGGGCACTCGCCGGATCGACCGACGCCTACGTCCAGTTCCTGCTGCCCGGCATCCTCGTTCAAACCGTCGTCATGATCACCATGTACACCGGCCTGACGCTGAACAAGGACATCGAGAAGGGTGTCTTCGACCGCTTCCGTTCGCTTCCGATCTGGCGTCCGTCGCCCCTCGTCGGCGCCCTGCTCGGTGACGTGGTGCGCTACACGATCGCCTCGATCATCGTCCTGATCCTCGGTCTGGTCCTGGGTTTCCGGCCGGATGGCGGGATCGTCGGAGTCGCGGCGTCGATCGGACTGCTGTTGCTGTTCTCCTTCAGCCTGTCCTGGATCTGGACGATGTTCGCGATGCTCATGCGAACCGAGCAGGCGGTGATGGGGGTGTCGATGTTCATCTTGTTTCCGCTGACATTTGCCAGCAACATCTTCGTCGATCCCGCCACGATGCCCGGATGGCTCCAGGCGTTCGTTGGGGTCAATCCGATCAGCAAACTGGTGACGGCCATTCGCGGACTGATGGCCGGATCGGTGCAGTCGGCTGACCTCGTCGTGGTCTTCGGCTGGTGCGCCGGTTTCATTGTCATCTTCGGACCCCTGACGATGCGCCTCTACAACCGGAAGTCCTAG
- a CDS encoding class I SAM-dependent RNA methyltransferase, whose amino-acid sequence MSENWTGRHLELTLGNPGHGGFVVARHEGRVVFVRHGLPGERVIAIVTEDRGGSFCRAEAVDILAGSPERIAPICPISGPGGAGCCDMSHARLAFQRQMKSQIVSEQLLRLARVDRNVDVEELPGTGDGTGWRTRVRLAVDGNGLPGYHRYRSSGIVTDLECPQIETAAYDGIAEHEWTPGSEVQIVLDGAGERHVVEIAPPKVSKTGRTSPGRRGAAARRAAVAAPRVERLFEGSGRPRERVHHREWTLAATGFWQAHRGAAQTYSTVVAEWAGVTASDTAWDLYGGVGVFAAALAGAGLVESVESSKQAVADGRAALADVPQVRFHPERVERALSELARPPRVVVLDPPRTGAGRDVIAAVSSADAERIVHVGCDPASFARDVGLYLGEGYRLDTVRAFDAFPLTHHVECIALLTR is encoded by the coding sequence TTGAGTGAGAACTGGACCGGCCGGCACCTCGAGCTGACCCTCGGCAATCCTGGCCACGGTGGATTCGTCGTCGCACGGCACGAGGGGCGGGTGGTGTTCGTGCGTCATGGCCTGCCGGGGGAGCGGGTCATCGCGATCGTCACCGAAGATCGCGGCGGATCGTTCTGCCGCGCGGAGGCCGTCGACATTCTCGCGGGTTCGCCGGAGCGAATTGCGCCGATCTGCCCGATATCGGGACCGGGAGGCGCCGGGTGCTGTGACATGTCTCATGCCCGCCTCGCCTTCCAGCGACAGATGAAGTCGCAGATCGTGTCCGAGCAGCTGCTGCGGCTCGCGCGGGTGGACCGGAACGTGGACGTCGAGGAACTGCCCGGCACCGGTGACGGAACCGGCTGGCGCACCCGGGTGCGGTTGGCTGTCGATGGCAACGGGCTGCCGGGATATCACCGGTACCGGAGTTCGGGCATCGTCACCGACCTCGAGTGCCCGCAGATCGAGACTGCCGCGTATGACGGCATCGCCGAGCACGAGTGGACGCCGGGCAGCGAGGTGCAGATCGTTCTCGACGGTGCCGGAGAGCGCCACGTTGTCGAGATCGCGCCCCCGAAGGTGTCGAAGACGGGACGAACGAGTCCCGGTCGACGGGGTGCCGCAGCGCGACGCGCGGCTGTCGCGGCGCCGCGAGTCGAGCGGCTGTTCGAGGGGTCTGGGCGGCCGCGGGAACGGGTACATCACCGAGAATGGACGCTAGCTGCCACCGGTTTCTGGCAGGCGCATCGCGGAGCGGCGCAGACGTATTCGACCGTGGTAGCGGAGTGGGCCGGTGTGACCGCGAGTGATACGGCATGGGACCTCTACGGAGGGGTGGGTGTGTTCGCGGCAGCACTGGCAGGCGCCGGGCTCGTGGAGTCGGTGGAGTCCTCGAAGCAGGCTGTCGCCGATGGAAGGGCAGCGCTGGCGGATGTACCGCAGGTCCGTTTCCATCCGGAGCGGGTCGAACGTGCGCTGTCCGAACTGGCGAGGCCGCCCCGGGTGGTGGTGCTCGACCCGCCGCGCACCGGCGCGGGGCGAGACGTGATCGCGGCGGTGTCCTCCGCAGACGCCGAACGCATCGTGCACGTCGGATGTGATCCGGCGTCCTTTGCCCGGGACGTCGGTCTCTACCTCGGTGAGGGCTACCGGCTCGATACCGTCCGGGCCTTCGATGCATTCCCGTTGACTCACCACGTGGAGTGCATCGCCCTGCTCACGCGCTGA
- a CDS encoding alpha/beta fold hydrolase: MPSTYRPRTAVVLPGTGSDADFVARAFTEPLARRGVRTLAVDPDPRRVVGSYVDALNTAAAAGEPILVGGVSLGAAVALQWAATHHEHTAGVLAALPAWTGTAEDAPAAASARFTAARLRADGLEQVTAEMVASSPPWLGRELAKSWRSQWPHLPAALDEASRYHGPAEDDLERIDVPVGIAAATDDAVHPIEVARTWAALLPHAGLVTVSLDDIGVDPAVLGYASLRGLDSVLRRP; encoded by the coding sequence ATGCCTTCGACATACCGGCCACGCACGGCCGTGGTCCTGCCAGGAACGGGATCCGACGCGGACTTCGTTGCACGGGCCTTTACGGAGCCACTTGCCCGGCGCGGGGTTCGCACGCTGGCCGTCGACCCGGACCCCCGAAGGGTCGTCGGAAGCTACGTGGACGCACTGAACACTGCCGCCGCGGCCGGTGAACCGATTCTGGTCGGTGGAGTCTCCCTCGGCGCCGCGGTTGCGCTGCAGTGGGCTGCGACCCACCACGAACACACGGCCGGTGTGCTGGCGGCTCTCCCGGCCTGGACCGGAACGGCCGAGGATGCGCCAGCGGCTGCGAGCGCACGCTTCACGGCGGCCCGGCTGCGCGCGGACGGCCTCGAACAGGTGACCGCCGAGATGGTCGCATCCAGTCCGCCCTGGCTCGGCCGCGAACTGGCGAAGTCGTGGCGGTCGCAGTGGCCGCATCTTCCGGCTGCCCTGGACGAGGCGTCGCGGTATCACGGTCCCGCCGAGGACGACCTCGAACGGATCGACGTGCCGGTAGGCATCGCCGCGGCCACCGACGACGCCGTTCACCCGATCGAGGTGGCCCGAACGTGGGCCGCTCTGCTACCGCACGCGGGCCTGGTGACCGTGTCACTCGACGACATCGGCGTGGACCCGGCGGTACTCGGATACGCGAGCCTGCGCGGGCTGGACTCGGTACTGCGCCGGCCCTGA
- a CDS encoding MarR family winged helix-turn-helix transcriptional regulator produces MSVQPDTARALADAVLALGRSLRAVVFTSGETVIAPALTSVLFVLSTRGECRQNELAADLCVSQSSLSRQIAELVDAGYVLRTADPHDKRASRIQVSHKGFDVLRETTERRAERLRAMLDGWSQEQASAAVTSLLQLNETFTASVQQRNGRVQSAAPPQRPVRTEKD; encoded by the coding sequence ATGTCGGTACAGCCAGATACAGCGCGGGCGCTCGCCGATGCAGTACTCGCACTGGGGCGCTCCCTGCGTGCAGTGGTCTTCACGAGCGGTGAGACGGTGATCGCGCCCGCTCTGACGAGCGTGTTGTTCGTGCTGTCCACCCGTGGTGAGTGTCGGCAGAACGAACTCGCCGCCGACCTGTGCGTCAGTCAGTCGTCCCTGAGCCGGCAGATCGCCGAACTCGTCGATGCGGGATACGTCCTGCGCACGGCTGACCCACACGACAAACGCGCTTCGCGTATTCAGGTGTCACACAAGGGATTCGACGTCCTCCGCGAGACAACCGAACGTCGCGCGGAACGGCTGCGGGCCATGTTGGACGGCTGGTCGCAGGAGCAGGCATCGGCCGCGGTGACGTCGCTGCTGCAACTCAACGAGACGTTTACGGCGTCTGTGCAACAGCGAAACGGTCGCGTGCAGAGTGCTGCGCCGCCTCAGCGCCCGGTCCGGACCGAGAAGGACTAG
- a CDS encoding ATP-binding cassette domain-containing protein, which yields MLTATKLAIETTGLVKTFGSTRAVDGLDLCVPLGGVYGVLGPNGAGKTTAIRMLATLLPLDGGSATVLGHDVATEPDAVRGKVSLTGQFASLDEDLTGTENLLLLGRLFGYSRAAARSRCERLLAAFGLEEAGNRQVKNYSGGMRRKLDIAASIIVTPEMIFLDEPTTGLDPRSRNQVWDIVRALVAGGTTVLLTTQYLDEADQLADRVAVIDHGKVIAEGTTGELKASVGSGSLHVRVTDADTRPAAARLLRDVLGVPVTEENDPVALTARIDDPRRVAQALPALHDAGIAVSTFALGQPSLDEVFLSLTGRPTEEPAS from the coding sequence ATGCTGACAGCCACGAAGCTGGCCATCGAGACGACGGGACTCGTCAAGACTTTCGGTTCCACCCGCGCCGTCGACGGACTCGACCTCTGCGTACCCCTCGGGGGCGTCTACGGCGTCCTGGGTCCCAACGGTGCCGGCAAGACCACCGCGATCCGCATGCTCGCCACGCTGCTGCCCCTCGACGGCGGATCGGCCACGGTACTCGGACACGACGTCGCCACCGAACCGGACGCCGTTCGCGGCAAGGTATCGCTGACGGGCCAATTTGCTTCGCTCGACGAGGATCTGACGGGTACTGAAAACCTCCTGCTACTCGGCCGCCTCTTCGGTTATTCGCGCGCGGCAGCGCGATCGCGATGCGAGCGGCTGCTCGCGGCGTTCGGCCTCGAGGAGGCCGGAAATCGACAGGTGAAGAACTACTCGGGCGGGATGCGTCGCAAGCTCGACATCGCGGCGAGCATCATCGTCACACCCGAGATGATCTTCCTCGACGAACCCACCACCGGACTCGATCCCCGCAGCCGCAACCAAGTCTGGGACATCGTGCGCGCCCTCGTGGCCGGGGGGACGACAGTGCTGCTGACCACGCAGTACCTCGACGAGGCAGACCAGTTGGCCGACCGGGTGGCCGTGATCGATCACGGCAAGGTGATCGCGGAGGGCACCACCGGCGAACTCAAGGCGTCCGTCGGATCCGGGTCTCTGCATGTGCGCGTGACCGATGCGGACACCCGGCCGGCCGCAGCGAGGTTGCTCCGTGACGTACTCGGTGTCCCGGTTACCGAGGAGAACGACCCCGTCGCGCTGACTGCCCGCATCGACGATCCGCGAAGGGTCGCGCAGGCACTCCCCGCCCTCCACGACGCCGGAATCGCCGTCAGCACATTTGCGTTGGGGCAGCCGAGCCTCGACGAAGTATTCCTATCCCTGACCGGCCGACCCACCGAGGAGCCTGCGTCATGA
- a CDS encoding DUF3710 domain-containing protein gives MFGRRKKNESEEDRPGFFDDADAATTADDYDDAEDDYDAISDVDGGPYDADDLESDADLTVGEVGTRLDLGSVLVPMPQGAQLQVEMAPDGSPQAVHLVTQLGRITVAAYAAPKSPGQWREVAGDLAESLRGDNATVSIENGPWGREVFAVTPNADLRFIGVDGYRWMVRCVVAGPSGGNTADSDLVATARAILRDTVVKRGTEPHPVRTPLPVVLPQALAQQLAAAHQQQLAQQQAAAQPAPQQSGAQPETASAQPQDGQPAPAPPQQRRGESGSAMQQLGR, from the coding sequence ATGTTCGGACGCCGCAAGAAGAACGAATCCGAGGAGGACCGTCCCGGTTTCTTCGACGATGCCGACGCGGCAACCACCGCTGACGACTACGACGATGCCGAGGACGATTACGACGCGATCAGCGACGTGGACGGCGGTCCCTACGACGCCGACGACCTCGAATCGGATGCCGACCTCACGGTGGGCGAGGTGGGGACCCGGCTCGATCTCGGGTCGGTGCTCGTCCCGATGCCTCAGGGCGCTCAGTTGCAGGTCGAGATGGCGCCCGACGGTTCTCCGCAGGCTGTTCATCTGGTCACCCAGCTCGGACGGATCACGGTCGCGGCGTACGCCGCACCCAAGTCACCCGGCCAGTGGCGGGAAGTGGCCGGCGACCTCGCCGAGTCCCTGAGGGGTGACAACGCCACCGTCAGCATCGAGAACGGGCCGTGGGGACGTGAGGTCTTCGCCGTGACGCCCAACGCAGACCTTCGCTTCATCGGAGTGGACGGTTACCGGTGGATGGTGCGGTGCGTCGTCGCCGGTCCCAGTGGCGGAAACACCGCCGACTCCGACCTCGTCGCCACAGCCCGGGCCATTCTGCGGGACACCGTGGTCAAGCGGGGAACCGAACCGCACCCGGTCCGGACCCCGCTCCCGGTCGTCCTGCCGCAGGCTCTCGCCCAGCAGCTCGCGGCGGCCCACCAGCAGCAGCTGGCTCAGCAGCAAGCCGCCGCCCAGCCTGCTCCGCAGCAATCCGGCGCGCAGCCCGAAACGGCTTCCGCGCAACCCCAGGACGGGCAGCCGGCACCGGCTCCGCCCCAACAACGGCGCGGCGAATCAGGCTCCGCGATGCAGCAGCTGGGCCGCTGA
- a CDS encoding potassium channel family protein: MYVVIMGCGRVGSSLAGSLTRIGHDVAVIDRDPAAFLRLDPDFPGRTVVGMGFDRDVLVKSGIERAEAFAAVSSGDNSNIISARVARETFGVERVVARIYDAKRAAVYERLGIPTVATVPWSTDRFLHTLTRDSQTAKWRDPSGTVAVTELSLHEDWIGRPIAELEAATSSRVAFIIRFGTGILPDRKTIFQADDQVYIAAVSGTVAEAVALAGNPPPSEN, encoded by the coding sequence GTGTATGTGGTCATCATGGGATGCGGCCGAGTCGGCTCGTCCCTCGCCGGATCGCTGACCCGCATCGGACATGACGTCGCGGTCATCGACCGCGATCCCGCCGCATTTCTGCGACTCGATCCCGACTTTCCCGGACGCACGGTCGTCGGGATGGGATTCGACCGCGACGTACTGGTGAAGTCCGGTATCGAACGGGCCGAGGCCTTCGCGGCCGTGTCTTCCGGCGACAACTCCAACATCATCTCGGCACGTGTGGCGCGGGAGACGTTCGGAGTCGAGCGCGTAGTCGCCCGCATCTACGACGCGAAGCGCGCCGCCGTCTACGAGCGGCTCGGAATCCCCACCGTGGCCACCGTCCCGTGGTCGACGGATCGTTTCCTGCACACCCTGACTCGTGACAGCCAGACGGCCAAATGGCGTGACCCCTCGGGAACCGTTGCCGTCACCGAGTTGTCGCTCCACGAGGACTGGATTGGCAGGCCGATCGCCGAACTCGAGGCCGCCACCTCGTCACGGGTGGCATTCATCATCCGTTTCGGAACGGGCATCCTCCCCGACCGCAAGACGATCTTCCAGGCTGACGATCAGGTGTATATCGCGGCAGTGTCCGGAACCGTCGCCGAAGCCGTCGCTCTCGCGGGCAATCCCCCACCCTCGGAGAACTGA